The Terriglobia bacterium genome contains a region encoding:
- a CDS encoding helix-turn-helix domain-containing protein, whose amino-acid sequence MEELAELIKSKRLSRGWSLRRLGAEIGVTPAYVADIEASRRLPSGELKKRISSVLEIPPEELAAADYRLSPDLRDWIEERPKLTNLLRSLRASPQSDMLIQRLTKFFNRRSPPKIPRGFLVTWESELRAIAAEASAWSIETGGDLFGRWHDVPTILLATKAGPNAQRNNAHFRLDVDYLRQISETLASDWALRYFGDWHSHHRLGLSAPSGGDRKRILSIAGRNEFAGMAEIIVTLEDTRNEPTIRIHPWLYDLSSENSRPIPLRVKVLPGLSPIREALLARRVLPEQELFAWEKISLYRIRVGSDAALPVVEPTSDVDTTTREKTISQLADALKGASGSPVEQHSTGFGCVLVAKLHRPYYLAFALGAAWPMKVLEVHRLNRNDGSTEPFDAPEGVVAPDIQGILEIFRSAQSKEKGTA is encoded by the coding sequence GTGGAAGAACTCGCCGAGCTAATCAAGAGCAAGCGTTTATCCCGTGGCTGGTCTCTCCGCCGACTTGGAGCAGAAATTGGGGTAACGCCTGCGTACGTCGCCGACATCGAGGCCAGCCGCCGGCTTCCTAGTGGTGAATTGAAGAAGCGCATATCCTCGGTCCTGGAAATTCCACCAGAAGAACTCGCCGCCGCAGACTACCGTTTATCACCGGATCTGCGAGACTGGATTGAAGAACGCCCAAAACTTACTAATCTTCTCCGATCACTGCGCGCATCGCCCCAGTCGGATATGCTGATCCAACGCCTTACCAAATTTTTCAACCGTCGGTCACCGCCCAAAATTCCGCGCGGGTTTCTGGTCACATGGGAATCGGAGTTGCGGGCGATCGCAGCGGAAGCCTCGGCGTGGTCCATCGAGACGGGAGGCGATCTGTTCGGGCGTTGGCATGATGTTCCGACCATCCTTCTTGCGACGAAGGCTGGACCAAACGCACAGCGCAATAACGCACACTTTCGTCTGGATGTTGATTACCTCCGGCAGATCAGTGAGACTCTCGCGTCCGATTGGGCCTTGCGGTATTTCGGTGACTGGCACTCTCACCACAGATTAGGGCTGTCCGCTCCAAGCGGCGGCGACCGAAAACGTATTCTCAGCATTGCGGGCCGCAACGAGTTCGCTGGGATGGCGGAGATCATCGTCACATTGGAGGATACCCGAAACGAGCCAACGATCAGAATTCATCCGTGGCTCTACGACCTTTCAAGCGAAAACAGTAGACCCATTCCGCTACGGGTAAAGGTGCTACCCGGTCTGAGTCCGATACGAGAGGCGCTTTTGGCGAGACGCGTACTTCCCGAGCAAGAGCTCTTTGCGTGGGAGAAGATTTCGTTGTATCGCATCCGGGTCGGATCTGACGCAGCTCTGCCTGTTGTTGAGCCGACATCTGATGTTGACACGACAACACGGGAGAAAACAATTTCCCAACTCGCTGATGCGTTGAAGGGCGCAAGTGGGAGCCCGGTGGAGCAACATTCGACCGGCTTTGGCTGTGTGCTGGTGGCGAAGCTCCACCGGCCATACTACCTCGCGTTTGCCCTCGGGGCCGCGTGGCCCATGAAGGTACTCGAAGTACATCGATTGAATCGCAATGACGGGTCCACTGAGCCCTTCGATGCGCCTGAGGGCGTCGTGGCGCCGGACATACAGGGCATTCTCGAGATCTTTCGCTCAGCCCAGTCAAAGGAAAAAGGTACTGCATAG